Genomic window (Syntrophales bacterium):
GGCTTTTTGAGGGCTCTCGAACAGCGGCTCCGGGAACGCCAGCACTGTGTCATCCTCGTGGCCGAGGGCGCCGGTCAGGACCTGGTGCCCCACAGCGGGGAAGAACGGGCAACGGACGCATCGGGAAACATCCGCCTCCTGGACATCGGCCTGTTCCTGAAGGAGCGGATCGAGCGGTACTTCCAGGGCCTGGGGCAGGACATCAACCTGAAATACATCGACCCCAGCTACACCCTGCGGAGTGTTCCCGCCAGCGCCAGCGACAGCATCTACTGCGGCGCCCTGGGCCAGTACGCCGCCCATGCCGGCATGGCGGGCAAGACGGGCATGCTCGTGGGGCTCATGAAAGACGAATTCGTCCACCTGCCCCTGAAGGCCGTCACGTCGGGCAAACGGGTGGAACCGGCGGGAAACCTGTGGATGCGCGTCCTCGAATCGACGGGCCAGCCGCTGTCCATGAAGAACGTCCCGGCCTGAAAGACGGGCCGGATCCTTTTTCTCTGCGAAGCTGGGCGAAGCATCCCGACATCTTCCCGCGCCGCCGGCAGAACCACACGGGCGGCCCTGCAAAATGGCCGCAGGCGAGGCGCGCAATGACCGAGGAGGGAGGCGTACTCCTCGTACGCCGCACCGACGAGGGCGAAGCGCAACGAAGCATCCGGCCATTTTCCAGGGCCGCCGGTTTTTTCCTTGCTATTTCGGCACAGATAGTTTAGAAGCGCGTTTCCATTCTTTCAGGAGGCATTATCGAAATGGCCAGGGTATGTGATGTGTGCGGCAAGAGGCCCGTCGTCGGAAACAACGTGAGCCACGCCAACAACAAGTCCAAGCGGATCTGGTATCCGAACCTCAAGAAGATCCGCGCCGTGGAGAAGGCTACCGGCGCCGTGAAGCACATGAAGGTCTGCACCCGCTGCCTTCGCTCCGGGGTCGTTCAGAAGGCGGCCTGACGCCGTCTCTACAGGGGAAGCCGG
Coding sequences:
- the rpmB gene encoding 50S ribosomal protein L28; the protein is MARVCDVCGKRPVVGNNVSHANNKSKRIWYPNLKKIRAVEKATGAVKHMKVCTRCLRSGVVQKAA